In one window of Corynebacterium incognita DNA:
- a CDS encoding DNA polymerase Y family protein translates to MSRVAALWFPRWPVQAALLDDPELTPPVAVVRQHRVVASDAPGVYPGMRARQAEALARIVESDREREGVIFAGIITSLDEVAASVEVLRPGLVLVDIGAAGRFHGSEDRAVELLLDAAARSGVDMAIGVADELETAQIAARHSRIVPPGGSRDFLRTQPISVLGPDAAAFQRLGLRTLGDLANLPKTQVLTRFGAVGRRCYDIATAAPDRRVAPDLPTTQLAVSIAPEDPIDRVDAAAFAARQLAARLHERLAKAGLVCLRLRVTAEFTDGTSSERVWRVREALAESATADRVRWQLDGWVRNKLIRELTLDPLETATPTTWGSEEKAGPVIARVQSMLGTDKVLVPRLVGGRGAAERVAYTPYGEEPEPLVPGTWPGQMLSPLPSRQGDDTPVRLTDSSGRDVFVTAEALLSSDPHMLADAPVTAWAGPWPVDTDWWTQHPQRLARLQVVSGARAWLLVWENGGWTVEGTYF, encoded by the coding sequence ATGAGTCGGGTAGCGGCGTTGTGGTTCCCGCGGTGGCCGGTGCAAGCCGCGCTTCTCGACGACCCCGAGCTCACCCCGCCTGTGGCTGTCGTGCGGCAGCACAGGGTCGTCGCCAGTGATGCGCCGGGGGTGTACCCGGGCATGCGGGCCCGGCAGGCCGAGGCTCTCGCGCGCATCGTGGAGTCCGACCGCGAGCGCGAGGGGGTCATTTTCGCAGGCATCATTACTAGTCTGGACGAGGTTGCGGCGTCGGTGGAGGTGCTGCGGCCCGGTTTGGTGCTGGTGGATATTGGCGCTGCTGGGCGATTTCACGGCAGCGAGGATCGCGCCGTCGAGTTGCTTCTCGACGCCGCTGCCCGGTCCGGCGTCGACATGGCCATCGGCGTTGCCGATGAGTTGGAGACCGCGCAGATTGCCGCGCGGCATAGCCGTATTGTCCCGCCGGGCGGCTCCCGTGATTTCTTGCGCACTCAGCCGATCTCGGTCCTCGGCCCAGACGCCGCGGCGTTTCAGCGCCTTGGTCTACGTACGCTGGGGGACCTGGCAAACTTGCCGAAGACGCAGGTGTTGACGCGTTTCGGGGCCGTCGGCAGGCGGTGCTACGACATTGCCACGGCTGCTCCGGACCGGAGGGTCGCCCCGGATCTCCCCACGACGCAGTTGGCGGTGAGCATCGCGCCCGAGGATCCTATCGACCGCGTGGACGCCGCGGCCTTCGCGGCCCGGCAGCTGGCCGCGCGGCTGCACGAGCGGTTGGCCAAGGCGGGGCTGGTGTGCTTGCGGTTGCGGGTGACGGCGGAATTTACGGATGGCACGTCGTCGGAACGTGTGTGGCGGGTGCGGGAGGCCCTGGCGGAGTCCGCGACGGCGGACAGGGTGCGTTGGCAGCTGGACGGCTGGGTACGCAATAAGCTCATCCGTGAGCTCACCCTGGACCCACTCGAGACCGCCACCCCGACGACGTGGGGGAGCGAGGAGAAGGCCGGGCCGGTGATAGCCCGGGTGCAATCGATGCTGGGGACGGATAAGGTGCTGGTGCCGCGGCTTGTCGGTGGGCGTGGGGCGGCGGAACGGGTGGCATACACGCCCTACGGCGAGGAACCCGAGCCCTTAGTCCCGGGCACGTGGCCCGGCCAGATGCTGTCTCCGCTGCCGTCGCGTCAGGGCGACGACACCCCGGTGCGGCTGACCGATAGCTCCGGCCGCGACGTCTTTGTGACGGCGGAGGCCCTTCTATCCTCCGACCCGCACATGCTTGCCGATGCCCCCGTGACCGCTTGGGCCGGCCCTTGGCCTGTGGACACCGACTGGTGGACGCAACATCCGCAGCGCCTAGCCCGGTTGCAGGTTGTCAGCGGGGCTAGGGCGTGGCTGTTGGTGTGGGAAAACGGGGGCTGGACGGTGGAGGGGACGTATTTTTAG
- a CDS encoding AMIN-like domain-containing (lipo)protein, with protein sequence MKKTVACLVATLALSACGTEEPAVTSTMQVSSAGITPLGDADKKMKTLRPEAPAQLMVKDVRVGQHEGFERVVFELEGDGDPGWHIDYTASPAQQGSGNAISYEGSTALEVNIDGTVYPFEMGKKDPNIGTVAGAGGNVKQIVSAGTFEGRSQFVIGLNKELPYSVEVLRGPTRVIIDIRSND encoded by the coding sequence ATGAAGAAGACTGTCGCCTGCCTTGTTGCCACCTTAGCGTTGAGCGCCTGTGGCACCGAAGAGCCCGCCGTCACCTCCACCATGCAGGTGTCATCAGCCGGCATCACTCCGCTTGGCGACGCCGACAAAAAGATGAAAACCCTACGCCCCGAGGCGCCGGCACAACTCATGGTCAAGGACGTCCGCGTGGGACAACATGAGGGCTTCGAGCGCGTCGTCTTCGAGCTGGAAGGCGACGGCGACCCCGGCTGGCACATCGACTACACCGCCTCCCCTGCCCAGCAGGGCTCCGGCAACGCCATCTCGTACGAAGGATCCACCGCCCTCGAGGTCAACATCGACGGCACCGTCTACCCGTTCGAAATGGGCAAGAAGGACCCGAATATCGGCACCGTGGCGGGAGCAGGCGGCAACGTCAAGCAGATCGTGAGCGCGGGCACGTTCGAGGGCCGCTCCCAGTTCGTCATCGGACTAAACAAGGAGCTGCCCTACTCCGTCGAAGTCCTACGCGGGCCCACCCGCGTGATCATCGACATCCGCAGCAACGACTAA
- a CDS encoding sucrase ferredoxin → MTRCSDAQVEPLPGTAKQTTTYVVFEWPYGWSRDVLDGNTFSPELSAQLKALDVGIQLIKHPRERRVEKYRCFVVFAEFGVTELHYLDGPEQILDLDLTRPTGNAIDYPLVLVCTHGKRDVCCAVKGRPLAVELHDRFPGLVWETSHTKGHRFAPSVLLMPWGYSFGRLNVEAATAMLEAARRGEYFYPANRGSGLLTPPDQVREVEVARRLLDAGETVRYTDLTVEDGVVKHRDGREWNIPVEEVVVDNVISSCGDDPKQGKAFIVA, encoded by the coding sequence ATGACACGTTGTTCGGATGCCCAAGTCGAGCCCTTGCCAGGGACGGCGAAACAGACCACAACCTACGTAGTATTCGAGTGGCCCTACGGCTGGTCCCGGGACGTGTTGGATGGGAACACATTCAGTCCGGAACTTTCGGCCCAGCTCAAGGCCCTCGATGTCGGCATCCAGCTCATCAAGCATCCTCGGGAGCGACGGGTGGAAAAATACCGCTGCTTTGTCGTTTTCGCAGAGTTTGGCGTCACGGAGCTGCACTACCTTGATGGCCCCGAGCAGATCCTGGACTTGGATCTGACGCGTCCTACAGGTAACGCCATCGACTATCCGCTGGTTCTCGTATGTACCCACGGTAAGCGCGACGTGTGCTGCGCGGTGAAGGGGCGCCCGCTGGCCGTTGAGCTCCACGACCGTTTCCCTGGCCTCGTCTGGGAGACCTCGCATACGAAAGGGCACCGCTTCGCGCCGTCGGTCTTGCTCATGCCGTGGGGGTATAGCTTCGGCCGTCTCAACGTGGAGGCGGCGACGGCAATGCTCGAGGCCGCGCGCCGCGGGGAGTATTTCTACCCGGCCAACCGCGGGTCCGGCCTCCTGACGCCCCCAGACCAGGTGCGGGAGGTGGAGGTGGCGCGCAGGCTTCTCGACGCCGGGGAGACCGTGCGCTACACGGACCTGACGGTGGAAGACGGCGTCGTCAAGCATAGGGATGGCCGGGAATGGAACATCCCCGTCGAAGAGGTTGTCGTGGACAACGTCATCTCTTCGTGCGGGGATGATCCGAAGCAGGGCAAGGCGTTTATCGTCGCATAA
- a CDS encoding methionine ABC transporter permease: MKDTFITAIIDTLIMVGTTMVVGGILGLGIGLLLYTTRPSGVLANKAVYTVLNVLVNFVRPIPFIILLAFVQPLTVAVLGSSIGREPATFVMIIAATFAVARIVEQNLVSIDPGVIEAARAMGAGPWTIIRTVIIPEALGPLILGYTFLFIGVVDMSAMAGYVGGGGLGDFAIVYGYRAFDWKITVIATLVIIVLVQAAQFLGNWLSAKVMRR; this comes from the coding sequence ATGAAAGACACCTTCATCACAGCCATCATCGACACCCTGATCATGGTGGGCACCACGATGGTCGTCGGTGGCATCCTGGGACTGGGCATCGGCCTGTTGCTATACACCACCCGACCGTCCGGCGTCCTGGCCAATAAGGCCGTCTACACCGTGCTGAACGTCTTGGTGAACTTCGTGCGCCCTATCCCGTTCATCATCCTGCTCGCGTTCGTCCAGCCGCTCACGGTGGCAGTCTTGGGATCATCGATCGGCCGCGAGCCCGCGACGTTCGTCATGATCATCGCCGCCACCTTCGCCGTGGCCCGCATTGTGGAACAGAACCTCGTAAGCATCGACCCGGGCGTCATCGAGGCCGCCCGCGCTATGGGTGCCGGCCCCTGGACGATCATCAGGACCGTCATCATCCCCGAAGCTCTCGGCCCCCTGATTCTGGGCTACACGTTCCTATTCATCGGTGTGGTGGACATGTCCGCGATGGCCGGCTACGTCGGCGGCGGCGGCCTGGGCGATTTCGCTATCGTCTACGGCTACCGGGCGTTCGACTGGAAAATCACCGTCATCGCCACCCTGGTTATCATCGTGCTCGTCCAGGCCGCCCAGTTCCTGGGCAACTGGCTCTCCGCGAAGGTTATGCGACGATAA
- a CDS encoding methionine ABC transporter ATP-binding protein, with protein sequence MTTATNTGTRVEFRGVSKVFRSKKNDVKALDDVSLTVEPGEILGVIGYSGAGKSTLVRMINGLDTPTSGEVLLDGTNIVGMPEKQLRRLRSGIGMIFQQFNLLSSRTAAGNVEYPLQLAGVPKEERTARVQELLEFVGLSERGNNYPEQLSGGQKQRVGIARALAARPALLLADEATSALDPQTTREVLELLRKVNKELGITIVVITHEMDVVRSIADKVAVMEGGKVVEYGSVYEVFSNPRTPVAQNFVATSLRNTPDQLEADELLDHEGRLFTITLTETSGFFDATAQATADGLTIDIVHGGITTLQHHCFGKATVRLIGDNNAIDRFYATLSTTTEIEEIVR encoded by the coding sequence ATGACCACTGCAACCAACACCGGCACCCGCGTGGAATTCCGCGGCGTGTCCAAAGTGTTCCGGTCCAAGAAGAACGACGTCAAGGCGCTTGACGACGTCTCGTTGACCGTTGAACCCGGAGAAATCCTCGGCGTCATCGGCTACTCCGGCGCGGGCAAGTCCACGCTCGTACGCATGATCAACGGGCTGGACACCCCGACGTCCGGCGAGGTCCTGCTAGACGGAACCAACATCGTCGGCATGCCGGAAAAGCAATTGCGCCGGCTGCGCAGCGGCATCGGCATGATTTTCCAGCAATTCAACCTGCTGTCCTCGCGCACCGCGGCGGGCAACGTGGAATACCCACTGCAGCTGGCCGGCGTGCCCAAAGAGGAACGCACGGCGCGCGTGCAGGAACTGCTCGAGTTCGTCGGCCTCAGTGAACGCGGTAACAACTACCCCGAGCAGCTCTCTGGCGGGCAGAAACAGCGCGTTGGCATCGCCCGCGCGCTGGCGGCACGCCCAGCCCTGCTGTTGGCCGACGAAGCCACCTCCGCTCTGGATCCGCAGACCACCCGCGAAGTGCTGGAGCTACTGCGTAAGGTCAACAAAGAGCTCGGAATTACCATCGTGGTGATTACCCACGAGATGGACGTTGTGCGTTCGATTGCAGACAAGGTCGCCGTCATGGAAGGCGGCAAGGTTGTGGAGTACGGGTCGGTGTACGAGGTGTTTTCGAACCCCCGCACCCCCGTCGCGCAAAACTTTGTGGCCACCTCCCTGCGCAATACCCCGGACCAGCTAGAGGCGGATGAGCTCCTCGACCACGAAGGACGACTGTTCACCATCACGCTCACCGAAACGTCTGGATTCTTTGACGCGACTGCTCAGGCCACCGCTGACGGACTAACCATCGACATCGTCCATGGCGGCATCACCACCTTGCAGCACCACTGCTTCGGCAAGGCCACCGTGCGGCTCATCGGCGACAACAACGCCATCGACCGCTTCTACGCCACGCTGTCCACCACCACCGAGATTGAGGAGATCGTCCGATGA
- a CDS encoding MetQ/NlpA family ABC transporter substrate-binding protein, giving the protein MKRLALVLAAALALSGCSTSSDNDGVVTIGTTDAALPEWEVLKKLAAEEGIKVKMQAFAEYNTPNQALAEGKTDTNKFQHLKFLAEYNAGNGTNLVPLASTQIYPMPLFWKDHDSLDGIEGQSVAIPNDATNQGRAINLLAAHGLLKLKEEGKTTPTPADIDEAASKVKVTPVDAAQTPSAYGEGSPAVITNSFFKRANIDPNTAIVDDEGKANTDPYINVWAVREEDATNEQVKKLAELYLSDEVKAAVQETTGGTTVFVDKPQEELQKILDQLEEEAKK; this is encoded by the coding sequence ATGAAGCGACTCGCGCTCGTCCTAGCGGCAGCGCTCGCCTTGAGTGGCTGCAGCACCAGCTCCGATAACGATGGCGTAGTGACCATCGGCACCACTGACGCCGCCCTGCCAGAATGGGAAGTGCTCAAAAAGCTCGCAGCCGAGGAAGGCATCAAGGTAAAGATGCAGGCCTTCGCCGAGTACAACACCCCCAACCAGGCGCTCGCCGAGGGCAAGACGGACACGAACAAGTTCCAGCACCTGAAGTTCCTGGCGGAGTACAACGCGGGCAACGGCACCAACCTCGTCCCTCTCGCTTCCACGCAGATCTACCCCATGCCGCTGTTCTGGAAGGACCACGATTCCCTCGACGGCATCGAAGGCCAATCCGTCGCCATCCCGAACGACGCCACTAACCAGGGCCGCGCGATCAACCTCCTGGCCGCGCATGGGTTGTTGAAGCTTAAGGAAGAGGGAAAGACCACCCCGACCCCAGCCGACATCGACGAAGCCGCGTCCAAGGTCAAGGTCACCCCAGTCGACGCCGCACAAACCCCGTCCGCATACGGCGAAGGGTCCCCAGCCGTCATCACCAACTCGTTCTTCAAGCGCGCGAACATCGACCCAAACACCGCCATCGTTGATGATGAGGGCAAGGCGAACACCGACCCCTACATCAACGTCTGGGCAGTGCGCGAAGAAGACGCTACCAACGAACAGGTAAAGAAACTCGCGGAGCTTTATCTTTCGGACGAAGTGAAGGCCGCCGTGCAGGAGACGACCGGCGGGACTACGGTGTTCGTCGATAAGCCCCAAGAAGAACTCCAAAAGATCCTGGACCAACTAGAAGAAGAAGCGAAGAAGTAG
- a CDS encoding MetQ/NlpA family ABC transporter substrate-binding protein: protein MSLRSIIATSAATVIAATSLVACGGANEDTIKVGTTDASTKAWGAFEEVAKEKGIKIEITNFSDYTTPNQALSQKQLDTNNFQHLKYLAEYNAGNNTDLVPIVATEIVPLALFWKDHTSLDGIEGQSIAIPNDPSNQGRAINVLVQADLLKLKEEGLVTPTPADIDAAASKVKVTPVDAAQTTSAYGEGTPAIINNSFLDRAGIDPNTAVFQDDPESEEAEPYINAFVVRAEDKDNAEIKELAQLWHTDKVQQAIAEDSAGTSVAVEKTPEELQKILDRLVAAQKEGK, encoded by the coding sequence ATGTCTCTCCGCTCCATCATCGCCACCTCGGCCGCTACCGTTATCGCCGCCACCTCGCTCGTCGCCTGCGGCGGCGCCAACGAAGACACCATCAAGGTGGGCACCACCGACGCCTCGACTAAGGCCTGGGGTGCCTTCGAGGAAGTAGCCAAGGAAAAGGGCATCAAGATTGAGATCACCAACTTCTCCGACTACACCACCCCGAACCAGGCACTGAGCCAGAAGCAGCTAGACACCAACAACTTCCAACACCTCAAGTACTTGGCCGAGTACAACGCGGGCAACAACACCGACCTCGTACCTATCGTGGCCACGGAAATCGTGCCGCTGGCACTGTTCTGGAAGGATCACACCTCCCTCGATGGCATTGAGGGCCAGTCCATCGCCATCCCTAACGATCCCTCTAACCAGGGCCGCGCCATCAACGTGTTGGTGCAGGCGGACCTGCTGAAGCTCAAGGAAGAAGGCCTCGTTACTCCGACCCCGGCCGACATTGACGCGGCCGCGTCCAAGGTCAAGGTCACCCCAGTCGACGCCGCGCAGACCACGTCCGCATACGGCGAGGGCACTCCGGCGATCATCAACAACTCCTTCCTGGACCGTGCCGGCATCGATCCGAACACCGCCGTGTTCCAGGACGACCCGGAGTCCGAGGAGGCCGAGCCATACATCAACGCTTTCGTCGTGCGCGCCGAGGACAAGGACAACGCGGAAATCAAGGAGCTGGCACAGCTGTGGCACACCGACAAGGTGCAGCAGGCCATCGCCGAAGACTCCGCAGGCACGTCCGTTGCCGTGGAGAAGACTCCGGAAGAGCTGCAGAAGATTCTCGACCGCCTCGTCGCGGCACAGAAGGAAGGCAAGTAA
- a CDS encoding error-prone DNA polymerase, whose protein sequence is MRFNGGRALPWSRMEKILSGAPTPTPVSVEHLDGPATAAPQGLSTVPFAELHATSAYSFLDGAAEPEAMVARARELGLSALSILDRDGFYGAMKFADAAAEAGLPTVFGAELTLGNRLAVLARGPEGYRRLSRLIADARMGAGEKGEVSYPDLPTIASRLGDAVYYLIGPEWANQIESLIDILKVDRMVLEYPLTMTPEDADRHAVWDNYPTIRGVVSARPGAATRDEARLATAKRALATRDSLLTGAPNLHPMGAGWLRSGEQVARMLPGRPELMANTVALAEECAFSWGVVAPNLPHFDVPEGHTEMSWLTHLTYARAEERYASRAADIQERARQQIAHELAVIEELTFPGYFLIVCDLVDFCKRENILCQGRGSAANSAVCFALGITNAEPITAGLLFERFLSPDREGPPDIDIDIESTRREEVIQYVFDKHGRDKAAQVANVITYRRKGATRDAARALGYPQGMVDAWSKGTAQPPRDVVKLAEQFLGQPRHLGIHSGGMVLCDRPIADVVPTEWARMEGRSVVQWDKDDCAAAGLVKFDLLGLGMLEALHHMIDLVKETTGETINLWELDLAEEAVYDMLCRADAVGVFQVESRAQLSTLPRLKPRIFFDLVVEVALIRPGPIQGGSVHPYLRRRDGREPVTFDHPVLEKSLGKTLGIPLFQEQLMQVAIDAAGFTGAEADDLRRAMGSKRSPQKMAALKDRFYTGLRTTNNITGETADKLWNKVVAFAAYGFPESHSQSFASLVFFSAWFKLHYPAEFCVGLLRAQPMGFYSPQSLIQDARRHGVTIHPVSINHSAVEATIESGGIRIGLGLIKGLSDAAAARIADAAPFQNVADLARRAEVSVQQVEALADAGALDCLGIDRRQALWQAGIAATEKPGMLPGLSAISAPALPGMTQFELLAADIAATGVTHDKQPMELIRAELNAQGILTAAQLKQAPDGMRIKVAGVVTHRQRPQTASGLTFFGMEDETGLINVMVSPGLWQRHRVVARTAKALIVRGIVQNATGAVNVVADRLDELPLADALSRGSRDFR, encoded by the coding sequence ATGAGGTTTAATGGTGGGCGGGCGTTGCCCTGGTCGCGCATGGAGAAGATTCTCTCTGGCGCACCCACGCCTACCCCGGTGTCGGTAGAGCATCTCGACGGCCCAGCGACTGCAGCCCCGCAGGGCTTGTCGACGGTCCCTTTCGCCGAGCTACATGCCACGAGCGCCTACAGCTTCCTGGATGGCGCCGCGGAACCCGAGGCGATGGTGGCCCGCGCTCGCGAGCTGGGGCTTAGCGCCTTGTCTATCCTGGATAGGGATGGTTTTTACGGCGCGATGAAGTTTGCCGACGCCGCCGCGGAGGCCGGGTTGCCCACGGTGTTTGGTGCCGAACTGACCTTAGGTAACCGCCTTGCTGTGCTTGCTCGCGGCCCGGAAGGCTACCGCCGCCTCTCGCGTCTTATCGCGGACGCGCGCATGGGGGCGGGGGAGAAGGGGGAGGTTTCTTATCCAGATCTCCCGACCATTGCTTCGCGGCTAGGGGACGCTGTCTACTATCTCATTGGTCCGGAGTGGGCGAACCAAATCGAATCCCTGATCGATATCTTAAAAGTAGACCGCATGGTACTTGAATACCCCCTCACGATGACTCCGGAGGACGCCGATCGGCACGCGGTGTGGGACAACTATCCCACTATCCGCGGCGTCGTGAGCGCCCGCCCCGGCGCCGCCACCCGCGACGAGGCCCGGCTGGCCACCGCCAAGCGCGCCCTGGCTACCCGCGACAGCCTACTGACCGGCGCCCCCAACCTCCACCCGATGGGCGCGGGCTGGCTGCGCTCCGGCGAGCAGGTCGCCCGCATGCTGCCCGGCCGCCCGGAACTCATGGCCAACACCGTCGCCCTCGCCGAAGAGTGCGCGTTTTCTTGGGGGGTGGTGGCCCCCAACCTGCCACACTTCGACGTCCCCGAAGGTCACACGGAGATGAGTTGGCTCACCCACCTCACCTATGCCCGTGCCGAGGAACGCTATGCCTCCCGTGCGGCCGACATCCAGGAGCGCGCCCGCCAGCAAATTGCGCACGAGCTCGCCGTCATCGAGGAACTGACCTTCCCCGGCTATTTCCTCATCGTGTGCGACCTCGTGGACTTCTGCAAGCGCGAAAACATCCTCTGCCAGGGCCGCGGCTCGGCCGCCAACTCTGCGGTGTGCTTCGCGCTCGGCATCACCAACGCCGAGCCGATTACCGCCGGTCTGCTCTTCGAGCGCTTCCTATCCCCGGACCGCGAAGGCCCGCCGGACATCGATATCGACATCGAGTCCACTCGCCGCGAGGAAGTCATCCAGTACGTCTTTGACAAGCACGGCCGCGACAAGGCTGCCCAGGTGGCTAATGTGATCACCTACCGCCGCAAAGGTGCGACCCGCGACGCCGCCCGCGCCCTCGGCTACCCCCAGGGTATGGTCGACGCCTGGTCCAAGGGTACGGCGCAACCCCCGCGCGACGTCGTCAAGCTCGCCGAGCAGTTCCTCGGCCAGCCGCGCCACCTCGGCATCCACTCTGGCGGCATGGTGCTCTGTGATCGCCCCATCGCGGACGTCGTACCCACCGAATGGGCGCGCATGGAAGGTCGCTCGGTAGTCCAGTGGGATAAAGACGACTGCGCCGCCGCAGGCCTGGTCAAGTTCGACCTGCTGGGCCTGGGCATGCTCGAAGCGTTACACCACATGATTGACCTGGTCAAAGAAACCACGGGGGAGACCATCAACCTCTGGGAGCTAGACCTGGCCGAGGAGGCGGTCTATGACATGCTGTGCCGGGCGGATGCCGTGGGAGTGTTCCAGGTCGAATCCCGCGCCCAGTTGTCCACTCTGCCCCGGCTCAAACCCCGCATCTTCTTCGACCTCGTGGTGGAAGTCGCACTCATCCGCCCCGGCCCCATCCAGGGTGGCTCCGTGCACCCTTACCTGCGCCGCCGCGACGGCCGCGAACCCGTCACCTTCGATCATCCCGTCTTAGAAAAATCCCTCGGCAAGACGCTGGGCATCCCGCTGTTTCAGGAGCAGCTTATGCAAGTGGCCATCGACGCCGCGGGGTTCACCGGCGCCGAGGCCGATGACCTGCGCCGCGCCATGGGATCTAAGCGCTCCCCACAGAAGATGGCGGCGCTCAAGGACCGCTTCTACACCGGCCTGCGCACCACCAACAACATCACGGGGGAGACCGCGGACAAGCTCTGGAACAAGGTCGTGGCGTTCGCCGCCTATGGCTTCCCGGAGTCACACTCGCAGTCGTTTGCGTCCCTGGTGTTCTTTTCTGCGTGGTTCAAGCTCCACTACCCGGCCGAGTTCTGCGTGGGCCTGCTGCGCGCGCAGCCGATGGGCTTTTATTCCCCGCAGTCGCTCATCCAAGACGCGCGCCGCCACGGCGTCACCATTCACCCGGTGAGCATCAACCACTCGGCGGTGGAGGCCACCATCGAATCCGGTGGGATCCGCATCGGGCTGGGCCTCATCAAAGGGCTTTCCGACGCCGCTGCCGCCCGCATCGCGGATGCCGCACCGTTTCAGAACGTCGCAGACCTGGCGCGCCGGGCGGAGGTGTCTGTCCAGCAGGTCGAGGCGCTTGCCGACGCCGGCGCCCTGGACTGCCTGGGCATCGACCGGCGCCAGGCGCTGTGGCAGGCGGGCATCGCCGCGACGGAAAAGCCCGGCATGTTGCCGGGGCTGTCTGCGATTAGCGCGCCGGCGCTGCCCGGCATGACGCAGTTTGAGCTCCTCGCCGCGGACATCGCAGCCACGGGCGTGACGCACGACAAGCAGCCGATGGAGCTCATCCGCGCGGAACTCAACGCCCAAGGCATCCTCACCGCCGCGCAGCTGAAACAGGCCCCCGACGGCATGCGCATCAAAGTGGCCGGGGTGGTCACGCACCGCCAGCGCCCGCAGACTGCCTCCGGCCTTACGTTCTTCGGCATGGAGGACGAGACCGGGCTCATCAACGTCATGGTCTCACCCGGCCTCTGGCAGCGGCACCGCGTTGTGGCCCGCACCGCCAAAGCCCTCATTGTGCGCGGCATCGTCCAGAACGCCACCGGCGCCGTCAACGTCGTCGCCGACCGCCTCGACGAGCTCCCGCTCGCCGACGCGCTGAGCCGCGGCTCCCGAGATTTTCGTTAG
- a CDS encoding type 1 glutamine amidotransferase domain-containing protein, with protein sequence MTSVLFVISAADEWTLNDGSKHPTGYWAEEVAVPHRIFSEAGWDITIATPGGQAPTMDELSVGLAGGLPGKRKEIVAYLDTISSALNRPEELEKTHADEYDLVFYPGGHGPMEDLAQDATSGALLTRRLQNGTPLALLCHAPAAVLAAGEPSPFAGRTMTGLSNAEEKVNAFARKAKWLLEDELKRVGVNYTKAALPYRPHIEVDGNLYTGQNPQSSEKLAERLVADLSR encoded by the coding sequence ATGACTTCCGTACTTTTCGTCATTTCCGCAGCAGATGAGTGGACCCTCAATGACGGGTCCAAGCACCCGACGGGGTACTGGGCTGAGGAGGTCGCGGTGCCGCATCGCATCTTTAGCGAGGCCGGGTGGGACATCACGATCGCCACCCCGGGCGGTCAGGCGCCCACGATGGACGAACTGAGCGTTGGCCTGGCCGGAGGTCTGCCAGGTAAGCGCAAAGAAATCGTGGCCTACCTTGACACCATCTCGTCCGCCCTTAACCGCCCGGAGGAGCTGGAGAAGACACACGCGGATGAGTATGACCTTGTCTTTTACCCCGGCGGTCACGGTCCCATGGAGGACCTCGCCCAGGATGCCACGAGCGGCGCGTTGCTTACTCGACGGCTTCAAAACGGCACCCCCCTGGCCTTGCTCTGCCACGCCCCAGCTGCCGTTTTGGCCGCGGGCGAACCATCGCCTTTCGCCGGGCGCACCATGACGGGGTTGTCTAATGCCGAAGAGAAGGTCAACGCCTTTGCCCGCAAGGCCAAGTGGCTACTCGAGGATGAGCTCAAGCGCGTTGGAGTCAATTACACCAAGGCCGCCCTGCCGTACCGCCCTCACATCGAGGTCGACGGCAATCTTTACACAGGGCAGAACCCACAGTCCTCCGAAAAACTGGCCGAACGCCTCGTCGCGGATCTTTCGCGATAG
- a CDS encoding PH domain-containing protein, giving the protein MEHNLNPVSPKLVTARYISAGIWLGIPLVVCVVLALMWSTWWWIGAGVCGALLLWLAWLIPAQVKLMGWLETEEELVLKKGKLWHTFTVVPYGRIQFVDVTAGPIENALGLKSVELHTASATSDSEISGLLAAEADALRDRLAVKARERMSGL; this is encoded by the coding sequence ATGGAACACAACCTCAACCCCGTTTCGCCCAAGCTGGTGACGGCGCGCTATATCTCCGCCGGTATCTGGTTAGGCATTCCGCTCGTGGTGTGCGTGGTGCTGGCGCTGATGTGGTCGACGTGGTGGTGGATCGGCGCAGGCGTGTGCGGCGCGCTGCTGCTGTGGCTGGCCTGGCTCATCCCCGCCCAGGTCAAGCTGATGGGGTGGCTGGAAACAGAGGAAGAGCTTGTGCTGAAGAAGGGCAAACTCTGGCACACGTTCACCGTCGTACCGTACGGCCGCATCCAGTTCGTGGACGTCACCGCCGGGCCGATTGAAAACGCCCTGGGCCTCAAGTCCGTGGAGCTGCATACGGCGTCGGCCACCTCGGACAGTGAGATTTCAGGCCTGCTGGCCGCGGAGGCCGATGCCCTGCGCGACCGCCTCGCAGTGAAGGCCCGGGAGAGGATGAGCGGGCTGTGA